In a single window of the Mauremys reevesii isolate NIE-2019 linkage group 3, ASM1616193v1, whole genome shotgun sequence genome:
- the LOC120402308 gene encoding dolichyl-diphosphooligosaccharide--protein glycosyltransferase subunit 4-like — MITDVQLAIFTNMLGVSLFLLVVLCHYVAVNNPKKQE; from the coding sequence ATGATCACCGACGTGCAGCTCGCCATCTTCACCAACATGCTGGGCGTGTCGCTCTTCCTGCTCGTGGTTCTCTGCCACTACGTGGCTGTCAACAACCCCAAGAAGCAGGAGTGA